A stretch of Campylobacter volucris DNA encodes these proteins:
- the pdxA gene encoding 4-hydroxythreonine-4-phosphate dehydrogenase, with protein sequence MKKVAISIGDLNGISMQILLQAHKELIKICEPFYFIHYEIFLKASKLLNITLQDEFNLVEFSSKEQENFIFKEKKRNFKIYTYTALLDQEVDIDFTINAGMLDAKVGAYSFLSFQAASKCTRNYLDALTTLPINKKAWQMSQINYKGHTEALRAFFDKDAIMMLGCEELFVALYTEHIALREVYKYINALDLAKFLIQFYQCTLFKPIGVLSFNPHASDDGVIGGEEEIQIKKAIKIANVFLKDDGLNLNELSNDVLLSEKEKALNFKEDIFINEPLVADSAFIPSSLKKCKYLVSMYHDVALAPLKALYFEKSINVSLNLPIIRTSVDHGTAYDIAYKNKKINLQSYIQAVKSALEFLKIKEKNK encoded by the coding sequence ATGAAAAAAGTCGCAATTAGCATAGGGGATTTAAATGGCATTAGTATGCAAATTTTACTACAAGCACATAAAGAGCTTATAAAAATTTGCGAGCCTTTTTATTTTATTCATTATGAAATATTTTTAAAAGCAAGTAAGCTTTTAAATATAACATTGCAAGATGAATTTAATTTAGTAGAGTTTTCTTCTAAAGAGCAAGAAAATTTTATCTTTAAAGAAAAAAAAAGAAATTTTAAAATTTATACTTACACTGCTTTGTTAGATCAAGAAGTGGATATTGATTTTACTATTAATGCAGGCATGCTTGATGCAAAAGTTGGAGCTTATTCATTTTTAAGTTTTCAAGCTGCAAGTAAATGCACAAGAAATTATTTAGATGCTTTAACAACTTTACCTATTAATAAAAAAGCTTGGCAAATGAGTCAAATTAACTACAAAGGCCATACTGAAGCCTTAAGAGCTTTTTTTGATAAAGATGCTATTATGATGTTAGGTTGTGAAGAATTATTTGTAGCTTTATATACTGAACATATCGCTTTAAGAGAAGTTTATAAGTACATTAATGCTTTAGATCTTGCTAAATTTTTAATACAATTTTATCAATGCACATTATTTAAACCCATAGGTGTTTTAAGTTTTAATCCACATGCAAGTGATGATGGGGTTATAGGCGGAGAAGAAGAAATTCAAATAAAAAAAGCTATCAAAATAGCCAATGTTTTTTTAAAAGATGATGGCTTAAATTTAAATGAGCTTAGTAATGATGTTTTACTTAGTGAGAAAGAAAAGGCATTAAATTTTAAAGAAGATATTTTCATCAATGAGCCTTTGGTTGCTGATAGTGCTTTTATACCTTCTTCTTTAAAAAAATGTAAGTATTTAGTCAGTATGTATCATGATGTGGCATTAGCTCCATTAAAAGCTTTGTATTTTGAAAAAAGTATTAATGTGAGTTTAAATTTGCCCATTATTAGAACAAGCGTTGATCATGGAACAGCTTATGACATAGCATATAAAAATAAAAAAATAAATTTACAAAGTTATATCCAAGCTGTAAAATCAGCTTTAGAGTTTTTAAAAATAAAAGAAAAAAATAAGTAA